The DNA segment AAGATTCGTTTTAGGAAAAGCAATTGAGCTAGGGCTAAAACCTATTGTAGTGGTAAACAAAGTTGACAAGGAAAATTGCCGACCAGATGAAGTACATGAAATGGTTTTCGATTTAATGTTCCAACTAGGAGCTTCAGAAGATCAACTTGATTTCCCATGTGTTTATGGTTCTGCAAAACAATCTTGGATGAGTGAAGATTGGAAGAATCCGACAGAGGATATTACGCCACTTTTGGATATGGTTTTAGACCAAATTCCTTCTCCAAAAATTGAAGAAGGTTCTACCCAAATGTTAATCACTTCATTAGATTTCTCAAAGTACACAGGAAGAATTGCTGTAGGAAGACTTAAAAGAGGAGGACTTGTAACAGGACAACAAGTAAGTCTTTGCAAAAGAGATGGTTCTATAACCAAAACAAGAATCAAAGAACTTTTTGTTTTTGAAGCACTAGGAAGAGTAAAAGTAGATAAAATAGAAGCAGGAGATATTTGTGCAATTGTAGGATTAGAAGGTTTTGATATCGGAGATACTGTAGCCGATTTCGAAAATCCAGATGCTTTACCTACTATTGCCATCGATGAGCCTACAATGAGTATGCTTTTTACAATCAATGATTCTCCGTTTTTTGGAAAAGAAGGAAAATTCTTAACCTCAAGACATATCAAAGACAGATTAGAAAGTGAGCTAGAAAGAAATCTTGCCCTTAGAGTAGAGCCAGGTTTATCAGCTGATAAATTTATTGTTTATGGGCGTGGTGTACTCCATTTATCTGTTCTTATTGAAACGATGAGAAGAGAAGGGTATGAACTTCAAATAGGACAACCACAGGTTCTTATAAAAGAAATAGACGGGAAAAAATGTGAGCCAATTGAAGAATTGACCATCGATATTCCAGAAACTACTTCGGGTAAAGCAATTGAAATGGTTACTTTAAGAAAAGGTGAAATGCTTTCTATGGAGCCAAAAGGAGACCGTATGCTTTTAGAGTTTGAAGTTCCTTCAAGAGGAATCATTGGGCTAAGAAATCAATTACTTACTGCATCTGCTGGAGAGGCAATTATGAATCACCGTTTTAAGCATTATGCACCCGTAAAAGGAGAAATTCCAGGGAGAATGAGTGGATCATTGATTTCTATGGAAAAAGGAACCACTTTTGCTTACTCATTAGATAAACTTCAAGACCGAGGAAAATTCTTTGTTGCTCCACAGGAAGATATTTACGAAGGACAGGTAATAGGAGAGAATTCTAGAGCGAATGATTTGGTTATTAATGTAACTAAAGCGAAGAAACTTACAAATATGCGTTCTTCAGGTGCCGATGATAAAGCTAAATTAGCACCTCCAACAGTCTTTACTTTAGAAGAAGCCTTAGAATACATCCAAAAAGATGAATATGTAGAGGTAACACCTGAATCTATTCGTCTAAGAAAAATACTCTTAACAGAGAACGCAAGAAAAAGAGCAGGTAAATAATTTGATGACAATCAAAAAAAATGCTAAATTGGGTGTTGAACTTCATTTCAAATAAAACTAAACTTATTGCTTTCATAATATTATGAAAGTAATAAGTTTGAATTTGAGTGATTACAATTTGTATTTTTGTGTCAAACAACAATTAAGAAGATGAAAGTAAAAAACAGTATGATATTAGTTCCGATAGATTTTACGGAGCAATCAATGGTCGCTTTAAAAGAGGCAGAAAATTTAGCCAAAATATCAGATTCAAAACTCACACTCATTAGTGTTATTGAAGAATCTGGATTCTTTGCCAGAGTTTTTGGAGATAAATCTCAAGATGAGGTAGATAAAATGAAGCAAGTTATTAACA comes from the Flavobacteriales bacterium genome and includes:
- the typA gene encoding translational GTPase TypA; amino-acid sequence: MKNIKNIAIIAHVDHGKTTLVDKILFHCNELKGEGGDLILDNNDLERERGITILSKNVSVEYKGIKINIIDTPGHADFGGEVERVLNMADGVLLLVDAFEGPMPQTRFVLGKAIELGLKPIVVVNKVDKENCRPDEVHEMVFDLMFQLGASEDQLDFPCVYGSAKQSWMSEDWKNPTEDITPLLDMVLDQIPSPKIEEGSTQMLITSLDFSKYTGRIAVGRLKRGGLVTGQQVSLCKRDGSITKTRIKELFVFEALGRVKVDKIEAGDICAIVGLEGFDIGDTVADFENPDALPTIAIDEPTMSMLFTINDSPFFGKEGKFLTSRHIKDRLESELERNLALRVEPGLSADKFIVYGRGVLHLSVLIETMRREGYELQIGQPQVLIKEIDGKKCEPIEELTIDIPETTSGKAIEMVTLRKGEMLSMEPKGDRMLLEFEVPSRGIIGLRNQLLTASAGEAIMNHRFKHYAPVKGEIPGRMSGSLISMEKGTTFAYSLDKLQDRGKFFVAPQEDIYEGQVIGENSRANDLVINVTKAKKLTNMRSSGADDKAKLAPPTVFTLEEALEYIQKDEYVEVTPESIRLRKILLTENARKRAGK